The Oncorhynchus tshawytscha isolate Ot180627B linkage group LG05, Otsh_v2.0, whole genome shotgun sequence genome includes a window with the following:
- the LOC112250412 gene encoding nuclear receptor coactivator 7 isoform X2: MEKRDRKPGYFARLKRRRQLKQSQSEKAMAEQNPSDSSLKTPVISCPSLPAFSDPQERIIPNAPEGLDDSNNMSSQAKKEKRRPPGTVEYTVGPQESLNSIALKFNITPNKLVQLNRLFSRSVYPGQKLFVPDVGQSEADSQSVGSSDPTSIKDLAEKVSQDGDFSGRSVRPLRRERSSLSEDENPAIVKFIKMSCKYFTDGMGVVGGVMIVTPNNIMFDPHKSDPLVIEHGCEEYGLICPMEEVVSVALYNDISRMKLKDALPSPGEWEELPSERDLNPFSRYEALDPKRPIVLDDIDSALSDTVIERAECEPADQSPSDEGFTELELPLNGSAEEPMSGSRPPASATSQDQRGELPGSSSPKRVESRSLSDPVPLTSQRGEEDDEGLVQNRSIEETTKSLPVLSETENDGELLKPASLATRQAKDGNSSGQLVNGVSDQSESAMDQNRKLSLSETAAASGKCNSQEPSPVEEWLSEEEKRKRSNKAEVKSWLLERMQAPIQNMLLSTEEKSKTPPMFLCFKVGKPMRKSFIIGRTSSPAHTRGKQPEYWFAVPQERVDHLYAFFVQWSPDVYGKEAREQGFVVVEKDELNMIDNFFSDPKSSRSWEIITINEAKRRQSFGSYDGEEPFGDLLPILSDPSALLQDTNIEKLACRLPARVQGYPWRLAYSTVEHGTSLKTLYRSLLEVDSPVLLVIKDMDNQLFGGYSTHPFRVSEHCYGTGETFLFSFCPEIKVYRWTGENSYFVKGNTDSLQMGGGGGQIGLWLDADLYHGTTSSCATFHNQPLSTQKDFIIHSVEVWAFE; this comes from the exons ATGACAGTAACAACATGAGCAGCCAGGccaagaaagagaagaggaggccCCCCGGGACAGTGGAGTATACT GTGGGACCCCAAGAATCTTTAAACAGCATTGCTCTGAAGTTCAACATCACCCCCAACAAATTGGTGCAGCTCAACCGCCTCTTTTCCCGCAGTGTCTATCCAGGACAG AAGCTATTTGTTCCTGACGTGGGCCAATCGGAAGCCGACTCTCAGTCTGTGGGTTCCTCTGACCCCACCTCCATCAAAGATCTAGCAGAGAAGGTGTCACAG GATGGAGACTTCAGTGGCAGATCAGTAAGACCGCTAAGACGTGAGCGGTCTTCCCTGTCCGAGGATGAGAACCCCGCCATTGTCAAGTTCATCAAGATGAGCTGCAAGTACTTCACTGACGGAATG GGTGTGGTGGGAGGGGTGATGATCGTGACGCCCAACAACATCATGTTTGACCCTCACAAGTCGGACCCCCTGGTGATTGAGCACGGCTGTGAGGAGTACGGCCTGATCTGCCcaatggaggaggtggtgtctgtGGCCCTCTACAACGACATCTCCCGCATGAAGCTGAAGGACGCGCTGCCGTC GCCCGGAGAGTGGGAGGAGCTGCCCTCAGAGCGCGACCTCAACCCCTTCAGCCGCTACGAGGCGCTGGATCCCAAACGACCCATTGTCCTGGACGACATCGACTCTGCCCTGTCAGACACGG TCATAGAGAGGGCAGAGTGTGAGCCAGCAGACCAGTCTCCATCAGACGAGGGTTTCACAGAGCTGGAGCTTCCCTTGAACGGGAGCGCTGAGGAACCAATGAGTGGATCCAGGCCACCTGCCAGTGCTACCAGCCAGGACCAGCGGGGAGAGCTCCCAGGATCTAGTTCCCCTAAACGGGTGGAGTCCCGGTCCCTCTCTGACCCAGTCCCACTGACCtcgcagagaggagaggaggacgatgAAGGACTGGTCCAGAACCGCTCCATCGAGGAAACAACAAAATCACTGCCTGTCCTTTCAGAGACTGAGAATGACGGTGAACTGTTGAAGCCTGCTAGCCTAGCCACACGCCAAGCCAAAGACGGGAACTCTTCAGGGCAACTGGTGAACGGTGTTAGCGACCAATCAGAATCGGCAATGGACCAAAATAGGAAGCTGAGCTTGAGTGAGACCGCTGCGGCTTCAGGGAAATGTAATTCTCAGGAACCCAGCCCTGTTGAGGAGTGGCTGAGTGAGGAAGAGAAGCGAAAGAGGAGCAACAAGGCGGAGGTGAAGTCTTGGCTGCTGGAGAGGATGCAGGCGCCCATCCAAA acatGCTGCTCTCCACAGAGGAGAAGAGTAAGACCCCGCCCATGTTCCTTTGCTTCAAGGTGGGCAAGCCCATGAGAAAGTCCTTCATCATTGGCCGGACATCCAGCCCCGCCCACACGCGAGGAAAACAGCCAGAGTACTGGTTTGCTGTGCCccaggagag GGTGGACCACCTCTATGCATTCTTTGtccagtggtctcctgatgtgtaCGGTAAGGAGGCCAGGGAGCAGGGCTTCGTGGTCGTGGAGAAGGACGAGCTCAACATGATCGATAACTTCTTCAGTGACCCCAAGTCTTCTCGCAGCTGGGAG ATCATCACCATCAACGAAGCGAAGCGCAGGCAGAGTTTTGGCAGCTATGATGGGGAGGAGCCTTTTGGGGATCTACTGCCCATACTCAGTGACCCCAGTGCTCTGCTACAGGACACAAACATAGAGAAG CTTGCTTGTCGGCTGCCAGCGCGGGTGCAGGGGTATCCATGGCGACTGGCTTACAGTACGGTGGAACACGGGACCAGCCTAAAGACCCTGTACAGGAGCCTATTAGAGGTGGACAGCCCTGTGCTACTGGTCATCAAAGACATGGACAACCAG TTGTTTGGGGGATACTCCACCCATCCCTTCAGAGTAAGTGAGCACTGCTATGGCACGGGAGAGACCTTCCTCTTCAGTTTCTGCCCTGAAATCAAG GTTTACCGCTGGACTGGGGAGAACTCCTACTTTGTGAAAGGCAACACAGATTCTCTtcagatgggaggaggagg aGGTCAGATAGGGCTGTGGCTGGATGCTGACCTGTATCATGGCACCACCTCCAGCTGTGCCACATTCCACAACCAGCCCCTCTCTACCCAGAAGGACTTCATCATCCACAGTGTGGAGGTCTGGGCCTTCGAGTAg
- the LOC112250412 gene encoding nuclear receptor coactivator 7 isoform X1, with protein sequence MEKRDRKPGYFARLKRRRQLKQSQSEKAMAEQNPSDSSLKTPVISCPSLPAFSDPQERIIPNAPEGLDDSNNMSSQAKKEKRRPPGTVEYTVGPQESLNSIALKFNITPNKLVQLNRLFSRSVYPGQKLFVPDVGQSEADSQSVGSSDPTSIKDLAEKVSQDGDFSGRSVRPLRRERSSLSEDENPAIVKFIKMSCKYFTDGMGVVGGVMIVTPNNIMFDPHKSDPLVIEHGCEEYGLICPMEEVVSVALYNDISRMKLKDALPSDLPQDLCPLYRPGEWEELPSERDLNPFSRYEALDPKRPIVLDDIDSALSDTVIERAECEPADQSPSDEGFTELELPLNGSAEEPMSGSRPPASATSQDQRGELPGSSSPKRVESRSLSDPVPLTSQRGEEDDEGLVQNRSIEETTKSLPVLSETENDGELLKPASLATRQAKDGNSSGQLVNGVSDQSESAMDQNRKLSLSETAAASGKCNSQEPSPVEEWLSEEEKRKRSNKAEVKSWLLERMQAPIQNMLLSTEEKSKTPPMFLCFKVGKPMRKSFIIGRTSSPAHTRGKQPEYWFAVPQERVDHLYAFFVQWSPDVYGKEAREQGFVVVEKDELNMIDNFFSDPKSSRSWEIITINEAKRRQSFGSYDGEEPFGDLLPILSDPSALLQDTNIEKLACRLPARVQGYPWRLAYSTVEHGTSLKTLYRSLLEVDSPVLLVIKDMDNQLFGGYSTHPFRVSEHCYGTGETFLFSFCPEIKVYRWTGENSYFVKGNTDSLQMGGGGGQIGLWLDADLYHGTTSSCATFHNQPLSTQKDFIIHSVEVWAFE encoded by the exons ATGACAGTAACAACATGAGCAGCCAGGccaagaaagagaagaggaggccCCCCGGGACAGTGGAGTATACT GTGGGACCCCAAGAATCTTTAAACAGCATTGCTCTGAAGTTCAACATCACCCCCAACAAATTGGTGCAGCTCAACCGCCTCTTTTCCCGCAGTGTCTATCCAGGACAG AAGCTATTTGTTCCTGACGTGGGCCAATCGGAAGCCGACTCTCAGTCTGTGGGTTCCTCTGACCCCACCTCCATCAAAGATCTAGCAGAGAAGGTGTCACAG GATGGAGACTTCAGTGGCAGATCAGTAAGACCGCTAAGACGTGAGCGGTCTTCCCTGTCCGAGGATGAGAACCCCGCCATTGTCAAGTTCATCAAGATGAGCTGCAAGTACTTCACTGACGGAATG GGTGTGGTGGGAGGGGTGATGATCGTGACGCCCAACAACATCATGTTTGACCCTCACAAGTCGGACCCCCTGGTGATTGAGCACGGCTGTGAGGAGTACGGCCTGATCTGCCcaatggaggaggtggtgtctgtGGCCCTCTACAACGACATCTCCCGCATGAAGCTGAAGGACGCGCTGCCGTC AGACCTACCCCAGGATCTGTGTCCTCTGTATAGGCCCGGAGAGTGGGAGGAGCTGCCCTCAGAGCGCGACCTCAACCCCTTCAGCCGCTACGAGGCGCTGGATCCCAAACGACCCATTGTCCTGGACGACATCGACTCTGCCCTGTCAGACACGG TCATAGAGAGGGCAGAGTGTGAGCCAGCAGACCAGTCTCCATCAGACGAGGGTTTCACAGAGCTGGAGCTTCCCTTGAACGGGAGCGCTGAGGAACCAATGAGTGGATCCAGGCCACCTGCCAGTGCTACCAGCCAGGACCAGCGGGGAGAGCTCCCAGGATCTAGTTCCCCTAAACGGGTGGAGTCCCGGTCCCTCTCTGACCCAGTCCCACTGACCtcgcagagaggagaggaggacgatgAAGGACTGGTCCAGAACCGCTCCATCGAGGAAACAACAAAATCACTGCCTGTCCTTTCAGAGACTGAGAATGACGGTGAACTGTTGAAGCCTGCTAGCCTAGCCACACGCCAAGCCAAAGACGGGAACTCTTCAGGGCAACTGGTGAACGGTGTTAGCGACCAATCAGAATCGGCAATGGACCAAAATAGGAAGCTGAGCTTGAGTGAGACCGCTGCGGCTTCAGGGAAATGTAATTCTCAGGAACCCAGCCCTGTTGAGGAGTGGCTGAGTGAGGAAGAGAAGCGAAAGAGGAGCAACAAGGCGGAGGTGAAGTCTTGGCTGCTGGAGAGGATGCAGGCGCCCATCCAAA acatGCTGCTCTCCACAGAGGAGAAGAGTAAGACCCCGCCCATGTTCCTTTGCTTCAAGGTGGGCAAGCCCATGAGAAAGTCCTTCATCATTGGCCGGACATCCAGCCCCGCCCACACGCGAGGAAAACAGCCAGAGTACTGGTTTGCTGTGCCccaggagag GGTGGACCACCTCTATGCATTCTTTGtccagtggtctcctgatgtgtaCGGTAAGGAGGCCAGGGAGCAGGGCTTCGTGGTCGTGGAGAAGGACGAGCTCAACATGATCGATAACTTCTTCAGTGACCCCAAGTCTTCTCGCAGCTGGGAG ATCATCACCATCAACGAAGCGAAGCGCAGGCAGAGTTTTGGCAGCTATGATGGGGAGGAGCCTTTTGGGGATCTACTGCCCATACTCAGTGACCCCAGTGCTCTGCTACAGGACACAAACATAGAGAAG CTTGCTTGTCGGCTGCCAGCGCGGGTGCAGGGGTATCCATGGCGACTGGCTTACAGTACGGTGGAACACGGGACCAGCCTAAAGACCCTGTACAGGAGCCTATTAGAGGTGGACAGCCCTGTGCTACTGGTCATCAAAGACATGGACAACCAG TTGTTTGGGGGATACTCCACCCATCCCTTCAGAGTAAGTGAGCACTGCTATGGCACGGGAGAGACCTTCCTCTTCAGTTTCTGCCCTGAAATCAAG GTTTACCGCTGGACTGGGGAGAACTCCTACTTTGTGAAAGGCAACACAGATTCTCTtcagatgggaggaggagg aGGTCAGATAGGGCTGTGGCTGGATGCTGACCTGTATCATGGCACCACCTCCAGCTGTGCCACATTCCACAACCAGCCCCTCTCTACCCAGAAGGACTTCATCATCCACAGTGTGGAGGTCTGGGCCTTCGAGTAg
- the cenpw gene encoding centromere protein W — MLKKVPKATLKSLMRKKANIRIGTAADAMVELNVLLFLHSLAEEARTKAFEEKSATIKAHHVKAVSKKLLKRARG, encoded by the exons ATGTTGAAAAAGGTGCCCAAGGCTACATTAAAGTCTCTAATGAGGAAGAAAGCCAACATTCGTATAGGCACAGCGGCAGATGCAATG GTTGAGCTGAACGTGCTGCTATTTCTGCATAGCCTCGCAGAAGAGGCGAGGACGAAAGCTTTTGAGGAGAAATCGGCTACTATCAAAGCACACCACGTCAAAGCAGTATCCAAG AAACTGCTGAAACGAGCccgagggtga